In the Polyangiaceae bacterium genome, one interval contains:
- the dnaK gene encoding molecular chaperone DnaK, translating to MPRPLTPGARWLSCRKFSRHSGSGTRRAGRREGSPSRSVLRGSAPKRRRIMGKIIGIDLGTTNSVVAVMEGKEAKVIVNEEGSRLTPSVVAWDEKSEILVGTIAKRQAVTNPENTIYSAKRFIGRRFDEVEKETHRVPYHLVRGDNGDVWVQVRGKKMAPPEVSAKVLQKLKKAAEDYLGEKVTEAVITVPAYFNDSQRQATKDAGRIAGLEVRRIINEPTAAALAYGLDKKSNEVIAVYDFGGGTFDISILEVGDNVVQVIATNGDTHLGGDDVDILVMDWLAAEFKKDTGMDVSTDKMVIQRLKDAAEQAKIELSTKQETTINLPFLTADASGPKHLQKQLTRAKLEQMIRPLIERTMNPVKKALEDAKKKPADIDEIVMVGGSTRIPLVQETVKSFFGKDPHRGVNPDEVVAVGAAVQGGVLAGDVQDVVLLDVTPLSLGVETLGGVMTVMIQRNTTIPTQKKEVYSTASDSQTSVEIHVLQGERAEARYNRTLGKFHLEGIPAAPRGVPKIEVTFDIDANGILSVTAKDTATGKDQRITITANSGLEDNDIDRMVKEAQEHEAEDKKRRDEIERRNKLDNLCYTLEKQIAENKEKLDGADVSSLEGLIKEGRDAVEQQDDAKVQDVLVRLEKEAHAMAEKLYQAASASAPGANGAGAAPPPDDKKKGDVIDAEFEETN from the coding sequence ATGCCGAGACCGTTGACCCCTGGCGCGAGGTGGTTATCTTGCCGCAAGTTCTCGCGGCATTCTGGCTCAGGCACTCGCCGAGCAGGTCGCCGTGAGGGGAGCCCGAGCCGCAGTGTGCTTCGAGGCTCCGCCCCAAAGCGGAGAAGAATCATGGGCAAGATCATCGGTATCGATCTGGGCACGACCAACAGCGTCGTTGCCGTCATGGAAGGCAAAGAGGCCAAGGTCATCGTCAACGAAGAGGGATCGCGTCTCACGCCCTCGGTCGTGGCATGGGACGAGAAGTCCGAGATCTTGGTGGGGACGATTGCCAAGCGGCAGGCCGTCACCAATCCAGAGAACACCATCTACTCTGCCAAGCGCTTCATCGGCCGTCGCTTCGACGAGGTCGAAAAAGAGACGCATCGCGTTCCCTATCACCTGGTTCGCGGCGACAACGGCGACGTCTGGGTGCAGGTGCGCGGCAAGAAGATGGCGCCCCCCGAAGTCAGCGCCAAGGTCCTGCAGAAGTTGAAGAAGGCTGCGGAGGACTATCTGGGAGAGAAGGTGACCGAAGCCGTGATCACGGTGCCGGCGTACTTCAATGACTCGCAGCGCCAAGCCACCAAGGACGCGGGCCGCATCGCGGGGCTGGAGGTGCGTCGCATCATCAACGAGCCCACGGCGGCAGCGCTCGCCTACGGCCTGGACAAGAAGAGCAACGAGGTCATCGCAGTTTACGACTTTGGCGGTGGTACCTTCGATATCTCGATTCTGGAGGTCGGCGACAACGTCGTGCAGGTGATTGCCACCAACGGCGACACGCACCTTGGTGGTGACGACGTCGACATCCTGGTGATGGATTGGCTGGCTGCCGAGTTCAAGAAGGACACCGGCATGGACGTGTCCACCGACAAGATGGTGATCCAGCGTCTCAAGGACGCCGCTGAGCAGGCGAAGATCGAGCTTTCCACCAAGCAAGAGACCACCATCAATCTTCCGTTCCTCACGGCGGACGCCAGTGGCCCCAAGCACCTGCAGAAGCAGCTGACTCGCGCCAAGCTGGAGCAAATGATTCGCCCGCTGATCGAGCGCACGATGAATCCGGTGAAGAAGGCGCTCGAGGACGCCAAGAAGAAGCCCGCCGACATCGACGAGATCGTGATGGTCGGCGGCTCGACTCGCATCCCGCTGGTGCAGGAGACGGTGAAGAGCTTCTTCGGCAAAGACCCCCACCGGGGCGTGAATCCCGACGAGGTGGTCGCGGTGGGCGCTGCGGTGCAGGGCGGTGTGCTCGCTGGCGACGTTCAGGACGTCGTGTTGCTCGATGTGACGCCACTGTCCCTCGGCGTGGAGACCTTGGGTGGCGTGATGACCGTGATGATCCAGCGGAACACCACGATCCCGACTCAGAAGAAGGAGGTCTACTCGACGGCTAGCGACAGCCAGACGAGCGTGGAGATCCACGTGCTCCAAGGCGAGCGCGCCGAAGCGCGATACAACCGCACCCTGGGCAAGTTCCACCTGGAAGGGATCCCGGCGGCACCGCGCGGCGTGCCCAAGATCGAGGTCACCTTCGACATCGATGCGAACGGCATACTGAGCGTGACTGCAAAGGACACGGCCACCGGCAAGGACCAGCGCATCACCATCACCGCCAACAGCGGCCTGGAAGACAACGACATCGACCGCATGGTGAAAGAAGCGCAAGAGCACGAGGCCGAGGACAAGAAGCGACGCGACGAGATCGAGCGTCGCAACAAGCTAGACAACCTCTGCTACACCCTCGAAAAGCAGATCGCGGAGAACAAGGAGAAGCTGGACGGCGCCGACGTTTCGTCGCTGGAAGGGCTGATCAAGGAAGGCCGCGACGCTGTGGAACAGCAGGACGACGCGAAGGTTCAGGACGTCCTTGTCCGTCTGGAAAAGGAAGCCCACGCCATGGCGGAGAAGCTGTATCAAGCCGCCTCGGCTTCCGCGCCGGGCGCCAACGGTGCGGGCGCGGCGCCCCCGCCCGACGACAAGAAGAAGGGCGACGTCATCGACGCCGAGTTCGAAGAGACGAACTGA
- a CDS encoding RluA family pseudouridine synthase, producing the protein MRDVCFTVAADEAGQRLDKLVIRHIGGLGRRRASELFASGRVEVNGARAVKGTLSQVGDSVEVKLEDACPVPAEADADLSVRLENEAFVVVSKPAGQATAPLRGESGTLASALLGHYPEMAFVGYSPREPGLLHRLDTGTSGLLVAARTGRAFESLRRALTQGAMEKRYFAIVSRVDLPDRGVISTFVGPDPRKGRKVIVYEKDPPPGARVQESRYRVVRCSERRALLELRVSRAYRHQIRAHLAHLGAPIVGDALYGSRDLEALPGRHALHACHIAWAGDDTLPAFEAFEDLPQDLLRLLDD; encoded by the coding sequence ATGAGAGACGTCTGCTTCACGGTCGCGGCCGACGAGGCCGGCCAGCGCCTCGACAAGCTGGTGATTCGGCATATCGGGGGCTTGGGCCGACGTCGAGCAAGTGAGCTATTTGCCAGCGGGCGGGTGGAGGTCAACGGCGCCCGAGCGGTAAAGGGCACCCTGAGTCAGGTGGGCGATAGCGTGGAGGTCAAACTCGAAGACGCGTGCCCCGTTCCGGCAGAGGCGGACGCGGACCTGAGCGTGCGCCTCGAAAACGAGGCCTTCGTCGTGGTCAGCAAACCCGCAGGCCAGGCCACAGCTCCGCTGCGCGGCGAAAGCGGAACGCTCGCGAGCGCACTCTTGGGTCACTACCCAGAGATGGCCTTCGTTGGCTACTCACCGCGCGAACCGGGGCTACTCCACCGCCTAGACACGGGAACCAGCGGACTCCTGGTTGCCGCGCGAACGGGGCGGGCCTTCGAAAGCCTGCGTCGCGCGCTGACCCAGGGCGCGATGGAGAAGCGCTACTTCGCGATCGTGAGTCGGGTGGACCTGCCTGATCGCGGCGTCATCTCCACTTTCGTGGGGCCGGACCCACGTAAGGGGCGCAAAGTGATCGTCTACGAAAAGGATCCGCCTCCGGGAGCGCGGGTGCAGGAATCACGCTACCGGGTCGTTCGCTGCAGCGAGCGTCGCGCGTTGCTGGAGTTGCGCGTTTCGCGGGCTTATCGCCATCAGATCCGTGCGCACTTGGCGCACCTGGGTGCTCCCATCGTCGGTGACGCGCTGTACGGCTCGCGGGATCTCGAGGCCCTGCCCGGCCGGCACGCGCTACACGCGTGTCACATCGCGTGGGCCGGAGACGACACGCTGCCCGCCTTCGAGGCGTTCGAAGACCTTCCCCAAGACCTGCTCCGCTTGCTCGACGACTGA
- a CDS encoding S1 family peptidase: protein MKSSVVAMCLFGLAGLACSVQTESAPTQVNRQPIAGGVWAPDSTNVLGMFAGTDQGGGMCTGTLIAPNLVLTARHCVAPSLNDNDHVVCGDSGFADPYPGTNLMFTTDMNMSQHSKNWNRGSDVRVPSDGNDTCGFDVALVILAKPVKDVVPAVPRIDIPVAPGELYTAIGYGNTSGTGFDAGGRMMREGLQVQCVGSTCPFMYSVQSTEWGGQTGVCQGDSGGPAMDADGKVIGVVSRGGGNCSNPTYGSVYAWRDFIIGVAQEAADVGGYDPPFWVSGVSDDPNPPVEPKTPGESTEDPQGTACGIGRGCPEGFACFASGDTTAGFCTATCTSNDACGGGLSCDKSLKVCLDASGEADAEAGGCAVVMSSEDGPVRPVPWLVGLAGLVALRRRKRLASY, encoded by the coding sequence ATGAAGTCTTCCGTGGTCGCGATGTGTCTGTTCGGGCTCGCTGGGCTGGCTTGCAGCGTGCAGACGGAGTCTGCGCCGACCCAGGTGAACCGCCAGCCAATCGCGGGAGGGGTGTGGGCGCCCGACTCTACCAACGTGCTCGGAATGTTCGCGGGAACCGATCAAGGGGGCGGCATGTGCACCGGCACCCTCATCGCTCCGAACCTGGTGCTCACGGCGCGCCACTGCGTGGCGCCCAGCTTGAACGACAATGACCACGTCGTGTGCGGTGACTCGGGCTTCGCCGACCCCTACCCGGGGACGAACCTGATGTTCACCACCGACATGAACATGTCGCAGCACAGCAAGAACTGGAATCGTGGCAGCGACGTCCGCGTACCCAGCGACGGCAACGACACCTGCGGCTTCGACGTTGCCTTGGTGATTCTGGCGAAGCCCGTCAAGGACGTGGTGCCGGCCGTGCCGAGAATCGACATTCCGGTCGCTCCCGGTGAGCTGTACACCGCCATCGGCTACGGAAACACCAGCGGCACCGGCTTCGATGCGGGGGGCCGCATGATGAGAGAAGGATTGCAGGTCCAGTGCGTAGGCAGCACCTGCCCGTTCATGTACTCGGTCCAGTCGACGGAGTGGGGCGGTCAGACCGGCGTGTGCCAAGGCGACAGTGGCGGCCCTGCGATGGACGCTGACGGCAAGGTCATTGGCGTCGTGTCGCGAGGCGGCGGCAACTGCAGCAATCCAACCTACGGTTCGGTGTACGCCTGGAGAGATTTCATCATCGGTGTCGCGCAGGAAGCGGCCGACGTCGGCGGCTACGATCCGCCGTTCTGGGTATCGGGGGTCAGCGATGATCCGAATCCGCCCGTCGAACCCAAGACGCCTGGCGAGTCCACGGAGGATCCTCAAGGAACTGCCTGTGGCATCGGTCGCGGCTGCCCCGAGGGCTTCGCGTGCTTCGCCTCTGGAGATACCACCGCAGGTTTCTGCACGGCGACCTGCACCAGCAACGACGCCTGTGGCGGTGGGCTGTCCTGTGACAAGTCCTTGAAGGTGTGCCTGGACGCGTCGGGTGAAGCCGACGCGGAAGCGGGCGGCTGCGCCGTGGTCATGAGCTCCGAGGACGGGCCCGTGCGGCCCGTTCCCTGGCTCGTGGGCCTCGCTGGCCTCGTGGCGCTCCGCCGCCGCAAGCGCCTCGCTTCGTACTAG
- a CDS encoding SRPBCC domain-containing protein has translation MTTFHLSQPVDADPALVWSALSQPRGLAAWQADRVEGSVEPGARLALSWPSLGVAVEVSVTEWIPQRRLVLAWDTHRVTFEVDPGGVHLTCAGITNQDELEGTGSAWALSLATLAHYCEHHAERERSVCWLSGIARAEPELIHTYFTEVWAQRHWLGEGSGFGAVGSAVSIQLTPERALSGRVLAHTAGRDLLVSWEEDGESVLAFRSLPSPLGSERMVMLSWSRWNPGAPPDGHFSALQAAHRRLLKALQPGAA, from the coding sequence GTGACGACTTTCCACTTGAGCCAACCTGTCGACGCCGACCCCGCGCTGGTGTGGAGCGCACTCTCGCAGCCGCGGGGCCTGGCAGCTTGGCAAGCGGATCGCGTGGAGGGCAGCGTGGAGCCGGGCGCTCGGCTTGCACTCAGCTGGCCCAGCCTCGGCGTTGCAGTCGAGGTGAGCGTGACGGAATGGATCCCTCAGCGCCGGCTCGTCCTCGCCTGGGATACGCATAGGGTCACTTTCGAGGTCGACCCGGGAGGTGTGCACCTCACGTGCGCGGGCATCACGAACCAGGACGAGCTAGAGGGCACCGGCAGCGCTTGGGCGCTTTCGCTCGCTACGCTGGCACACTACTGCGAGCACCACGCGGAACGAGAACGTTCGGTCTGTTGGCTATCGGGAATCGCGCGCGCCGAACCCGAGTTGATCCACACCTACTTCACGGAAGTGTGGGCACAGCGGCATTGGCTCGGGGAAGGCTCTGGCTTCGGCGCTGTCGGAAGCGCGGTCAGCATCCAGCTGACACCTGAGCGCGCGCTCTCTGGACGTGTACTGGCGCACACCGCAGGCCGAGATCTGCTCGTGTCCTGGGAAGAAGACGGTGAGTCGGTGCTCGCGTTCCGCAGCCTGCCAAGCCCGCTTGGCAGCGAGCGCATGGTGATGCTGAGCTGGTCCCGCTGGAATCCCGGAGCGCCCCCCGACGGCCACTTTTCGGCGCTGCAGGCAGCGCACCGGCGGCTGCTCAAGGCGCTGCAGCCGGGGGCGGCGTAG
- a CDS encoding NAD(P)/FAD-dependent oxidoreductase, which yields MREVALAIVGGGPAGIATALFLSHAAPSLTERLLVLEKESYPREKFCAGGVGGRADRLLSSIGLTVDVPSVKVQGVAFKAMGRTTVVRAGEIGRVVRRIEYDAELARLARQRGITVLENAKVGAIRRRDGGYSLETSQGEVRCDVLVGADGVGSVVRRSLGFVSTRYRAQALEIDTEMVDEDLPRDVLLFDASHRRLPGYYWDFPTLVGGREMVCRGVYMLSSGETTPAVQIQDLLAEELAARGLDLTKFRKKRFAERGFEAHRPIAQPHVLLVGEAAGIDPVTGEGIAQALFYGATAGRYLAERIVNRDLGFDDWPTVVTNSHVGRDLRVREQGVRLFYGDARPNVERFLHASPEFIRLGLQHFAGKRWSKLALARAGAAAVGHTALWGVGRLFGRDAAREFD from the coding sequence ATGCGTGAGGTCGCGCTTGCCATCGTCGGTGGAGGACCGGCGGGGATTGCCACGGCGCTGTTTCTCTCCCATGCCGCTCCCTCCCTGACTGAGCGCTTGCTGGTGCTGGAGAAGGAATCGTACCCGCGAGAGAAGTTTTGTGCGGGTGGGGTGGGAGGTCGCGCGGATCGCTTGCTCTCCAGCATAGGGCTGACCGTGGACGTACCCAGCGTGAAGGTCCAAGGGGTCGCCTTCAAGGCCATGGGCCGCACGACTGTGGTTCGTGCGGGTGAAATCGGACGGGTCGTACGACGGATCGAGTACGACGCAGAGTTGGCGCGGCTCGCGCGGCAGCGCGGGATCACCGTGCTCGAGAATGCCAAGGTGGGAGCCATTCGCCGTCGAGACGGCGGCTATTCCTTGGAAACGTCCCAGGGCGAGGTGCGCTGTGACGTGCTAGTCGGAGCGGATGGTGTGGGTAGCGTCGTGCGCCGCAGCCTGGGCTTCGTGTCGACGCGCTACCGTGCCCAGGCCCTCGAAATCGACACCGAGATGGTCGACGAGGATTTGCCGCGCGACGTCCTGCTCTTCGACGCCAGCCACCGTCGGTTGCCGGGCTACTACTGGGACTTTCCGACCCTCGTTGGCGGCAGAGAGATGGTCTGCCGGGGCGTCTACATGCTCAGCTCGGGGGAGACCACACCGGCCGTGCAGATTCAGGACCTCTTGGCGGAGGAACTCGCCGCGCGGGGACTCGACCTGACGAAGTTCCGCAAGAAGCGCTTTGCGGAGCGAGGTTTCGAGGCGCATCGCCCCATCGCTCAGCCCCATGTCCTTTTGGTGGGCGAGGCAGCCGGGATCGACCCGGTCACAGGCGAAGGCATTGCGCAGGCTCTGTTCTACGGCGCAACGGCAGGGCGCTACCTCGCCGAGCGCATCGTCAATCGCGACTTGGGCTTCGACGACTGGCCCACGGTGGTGACGAACAGCCACGTGGGCCGCGATCTCAGAGTGCGCGAGCAGGGCGTGCGCCTGTTCTATGGTGACGCACGGCCGAACGTGGAGCGATTCCTCCACGCATCGCCGGAGTTCATTCGCCTCGGGCTTCAGCATTTCGCCGGCAAGCGTTGGTCCAAGCTGGCGCTCGCGCGCGCGGGTGCTGCGGCCGTCGGGCACACTGCGCTCTGGGGTGTCGGACGCCTCTTCGGTCGCGACGCCGCGCGCGAATTCGACTGA
- a CDS encoding glutathione S-transferase N-terminal domain-containing protein, producing the protein MAKLIHLHYSPWSERARWALDHHGVAVERVEYLPMVGEPWLRWHLGRWRGRVTVPVLIDGIERFDDSLDIARWAEARGKGAPLFPSGSAQRIEALVALAEEISAHGRARATAAVARHPEALLESVPPPLNASATLARVTGVLGVRFLRGKYSFMDATPAELELPMRPLLERVAEALAGRKTLLDDFSFADIAVASSLQFVGPVDSPTIRLGPASRQAWTSPELSKRFADLVAWRDELYANWR; encoded by the coding sequence GTGGCAAAGCTGATCCACCTTCACTACTCGCCGTGGTCGGAGCGCGCTCGCTGGGCGCTCGACCACCACGGCGTTGCGGTCGAGCGCGTCGAGTATCTCCCCATGGTCGGGGAACCGTGGCTGCGCTGGCACTTGGGCCGCTGGCGCGGGCGCGTCACGGTTCCGGTGCTGATCGACGGCATCGAGCGTTTCGACGACTCCCTGGACATTGCTCGCTGGGCGGAAGCACGGGGAAAAGGCGCCCCGCTATTTCCGAGCGGCAGCGCCCAGCGCATCGAAGCACTCGTTGCCCTGGCAGAAGAGATAAGCGCTCATGGGCGCGCGCGGGCCACGGCTGCCGTGGCCCGACATCCCGAGGCGTTGCTCGAGAGCGTCCCGCCGCCACTCAACGCATCGGCGACACTGGCGCGAGTCACCGGCGTGCTTGGCGTACGCTTCTTGCGCGGCAAGTACTCGTTCATGGACGCGACTCCGGCCGAGCTGGAGCTGCCGATGCGTCCGCTGCTCGAGCGCGTGGCGGAGGCCCTGGCAGGCCGCAAGACGTTGCTGGACGACTTCTCCTTCGCCGACATTGCCGTGGCCAGCAGCCTTCAGTTCGTCGGACCCGTGGACAGCCCGACCATTCGGCTTGGGCCTGCGAGTCGCCAGGCCTGGACCTCGCCGGAGCTGAGCAAACGTTTCGCGGATCTGGTTGCCTGGCGCGACGAGCTCTACGCCAACTGGCGCTGA